A stretch of Lactiplantibacillus brownii DNA encodes these proteins:
- a CDS encoding LysR family transcriptional regulator has translation MANFSYEVFATVVAQKTFYQAAATLNVTPSAVSHSVNQLEKELGFPLFIRNRSGVELTSDGRQVLPYVQEILNTESNLRQVADNIQGMHSGSVRIGGFSSVCINWLPRIIRRFNHEYPDIEISVVQGDFNEITKWAKIGTIDIGFTSMPVNDNLLVHPLVNDPIYCVTPAGFVPENGKFMTTDDVADQNFILQQSDYDRDTKLALDHYHVTNNFLRFSIDDQSIISMVESGLGMGILPKLALKKLTGEVNTYPFAEPYNREIALVANKTQATAPSTAMMIRAIKQFLTDDYGDQMLWR, from the coding sequence ATGGCTAATTTTTCATACGAAGTTTTTGCGACTGTTGTTGCCCAGAAAACCTTTTACCAAGCGGCTGCGACGTTGAACGTGACCCCCAGTGCAGTGAGCCATTCGGTGAACCAATTGGAGAAGGAACTCGGCTTCCCTTTATTTATCCGCAACCGTTCGGGGGTTGAACTTACCAGTGATGGCCGGCAAGTCTTGCCATATGTGCAAGAAATCCTGAATACGGAAAGCAACCTACGCCAAGTGGCCGACAACATACAAGGGATGCATTCTGGGTCCGTTCGAATCGGTGGGTTTAGTAGTGTTTGCATTAATTGGCTGCCGCGGATCATCCGGCGCTTTAATCACGAATATCCAGATATCGAGATTTCGGTCGTGCAGGGGGACTTTAATGAGATTACGAAGTGGGCCAAGATTGGGACGATTGATATCGGTTTTACCTCGATGCCGGTCAATGATAACCTGCTCGTGCATCCGCTAGTCAATGATCCAATCTATTGCGTCACGCCGGCAGGATTTGTCCCAGAAAATGGCAAATTTATGACGACGGATGATGTGGCTGATCAGAACTTTATTCTGCAACAAAGTGATTATGACCGGGATACTAAACTAGCCTTGGATCATTACCACGTCACCAATAACTTTCTGCGGTTCTCGATTGATGATCAGTCGATTATTTCGATGGTGGAATCTGGTTTAGGAATGGGGATTTTACCAAAATTAGCGTTGAAGAAGTTAACCGGGGAAGTTAACACTTACCCGTTTGCCGAACCGTATAATCGAGAAATTGCGTTAGTCGCGAATAAAACTCAAGCGACGGCCCCTTCGACCGCGATGATGATTCGGGCTATTAAACAATTCTTGACGGATGACTATGGGGATCAAATGTTATGGCGGTAA
- a CDS encoding alpha/beta hydrolase, which produces MKTTTKQGLVAATWLLILFGVIGGTLLWQRQVRRPKQQIATVTVGSTTRIPTILLLDHQTTTQQRRQFVAGLQRNSGNQSVVILQVTRHGTLKFSGRFQTYDTRPILHLELPTNASAMQQAAWLKIALQQAQQQLKFKSFNLITYGTGGLAATAYLEQAPTAQRPQHLVAIGTPFNGTSTQKNANITGPVKRANQTNRLESLIAKQLTIDPQLRVLLIAGQTKGHSNGDGVVPVQSALAGQTIYRPIVKHYQQAVLNTWRASHTGMYDSWKLVNLIQTFIN; this is translated from the coding sequence ATGAAAACGACAACTAAGCAAGGTTTAGTGGCAGCAACTTGGCTACTGATATTATTTGGCGTCATCGGCGGAACGCTGCTGTGGCAACGCCAAGTTCGACGTCCCAAACAACAAATTGCGACGGTGACCGTGGGCTCGACGACGCGGATTCCTACCATTCTACTACTAGACCATCAAACCACGACGCAACAACGCCGACAATTTGTGGCTGGCCTGCAACGCAATAGTGGTAATCAATCCGTCGTCATCTTGCAAGTCACTCGTCACGGCACACTCAAATTTAGTGGTCGCTTTCAAACCTACGACACCCGCCCTATTTTACATTTGGAATTACCAACCAATGCGTCTGCCATGCAACAAGCCGCTTGGCTCAAAATAGCTTTGCAGCAGGCACAGCAACAGCTCAAATTCAAATCATTTAATCTCATCACTTATGGTACCGGCGGGCTCGCAGCGACGGCTTATTTAGAGCAAGCGCCAACAGCCCAACGTCCCCAACATTTAGTCGCCATCGGGACCCCATTTAATGGAACTAGTACGCAAAAAAATGCGAACATCACGGGCCCAGTGAAGCGCGCCAATCAAACAAACCGTTTGGAAAGTCTCATTGCTAAACAGCTCACGATTGATCCCCAATTACGGGTCTTACTCATTGCAGGTCAAACTAAGGGTCACAGCAACGGCGATGGTGTCGTTCCTGTTCAAAGCGCACTCGCCGGACAGACGATTTATCGGCCAATTGTGAAACACTACCAACAGGCAGTCCTTAATACTTGGCGCGCCAGCCATACAGGCATGTATGATAGTTGGAAACTCGTCAATCTAATTCAAACATTTATCAACTAA
- a CDS encoding aminotransferase-like domain-containing protein, with product MKKLFANRVLNNDTSDLDNIFKNSANPANISFAGGFPDVDLFPATDLKRAYQDAIDHDGPAIFQYQSTQGLPALRQKLAQRMASHAGVMTTADNVMLTQGGQQAIDLVAKLLLNRGDSMVVEGPTYMGALAAFDTYEPTYYEVPVDNHGMNIQKLRQTLQAHPEIKLIYTVPDFHNPTGTTLTAKRRQEMVALANQYDVIILEDSPYRDLRYSGKSVPAIKHYDTEGRVIFISSFSKILSPALRTGWIVADDEIMHELIGLKSAIDVQSPNITLAAINAYLDHHDIDEHIKTINQAYRVKRDAMLKALDKYMPNNSHYTRPAGGFFIWVTLPAGMDANQLLTNVVLPQAHVAYVPAACQFASRQVKNAFRLNFTSLDPETITTGIKRLGGLLQTKLAVVPATPIMPAIQF from the coding sequence ATGAAAAAACTATTTGCGAACCGTGTGTTAAACAACGATACTTCTGATCTCGATAATATTTTCAAGAATAGTGCCAATCCGGCCAATATTTCTTTTGCTGGCGGCTTTCCCGATGTCGACTTATTCCCAGCAACTGATTTGAAACGAGCTTATCAAGACGCGATCGATCACGATGGTCCGGCCATTTTCCAATATCAATCCACGCAAGGCTTACCCGCGTTACGGCAAAAATTAGCGCAACGGATGGCCAGTCACGCTGGTGTCATGACCACCGCTGATAACGTCATGTTGACGCAAGGTGGTCAACAAGCTATTGATTTGGTGGCAAAACTACTATTGAACCGTGGGGATTCAATGGTCGTTGAAGGACCAACTTACATGGGCGCGTTGGCGGCTTTCGACACTTACGAACCAACTTACTATGAAGTCCCAGTCGATAACCATGGCATGAACATTCAGAAACTACGGCAAACGCTGCAAGCGCATCCTGAAATCAAATTAATCTACACGGTTCCAGATTTTCATAATCCAACTGGGACGACCTTAACTGCTAAGCGCCGTCAAGAGATGGTCGCGTTAGCCAACCAATATGACGTCATAATTTTGGAAGACAGTCCTTATCGTGACCTACGTTACAGCGGCAAGTCAGTGCCCGCAATCAAGCACTACGATACCGAGGGCCGAGTGATCTTCATTTCCAGCTTCTCAAAGATTCTCTCACCCGCCTTGCGGACTGGCTGGATCGTTGCTGATGACGAAATCATGCACGAGTTAATCGGCCTGAAGTCTGCCATTGACGTACAGTCACCTAACATTACGCTTGCTGCTATCAACGCTTATTTAGACCATCATGATATTGATGAGCACATTAAGACGATTAACCAAGCCTATCGTGTCAAACGCGATGCCATGTTAAAAGCGCTCGATAAGTATATGCCTAATAATAGTCACTATACGCGTCCGGCTGGCGGCTTCTTCATTTGGGTCACCTTGCCCGCAGGTATGGATGCCAACCAGCTTTTAACCAACGTGGTGTTGCCCCAAGCACATGTGGCTTACGTGCCTGCCGCTTGCCAATTCGCCAGTCGCCAAGTCAAAAACGCCTTTCGTTTAAACTTTACGAGTTTAGACCCAGAAACCATTACGACTGGTATCAAGCGACTCGGTGGATTACTTCAAACCAAACTGGCAGTCGTGCCTGCAACACCAATCATGCCAGCGATTCAATTCTAA
- a CDS encoding NupC/NupG family nucleoside CNT transporter, with protein MVFNLVVNIIGIVVFIAIAYLFSKQKHAIHWRSVGIMLVLEILLAWFLTGSQVGVDAVKAAADGFTWLVDVSYDGIAFALASWVNVKQMDFVTSSLLPILLIVPLFDILTYIGVLPWIIKWVGRGLAYITGQPKFESFFVVEMMFLGNTEALAVSQLQLKQMNARRNLTIAMMSMSCVTASILGAYIQMMPGQFILTAVPMNVLNAAIIAAILNPVEVSPEEDTIAKVGGSAAVEENTETTETSGSEDLADEQVKAVKPAREPFFSFLGDSILGAGKLILIIAANVIAFVALAKLIDKLLGLINSNLSLENIFGIIMFPFAWLLGFNPHDAFQMASYMGTKLVTNEFVVMGEVTSKVNTFAPHFKAVLTVFLTSFANFSTVGMIIGAFKGIVNREKNDVISRNVGYMLLSGILVSLLSAGVVGLFVW; from the coding sequence ATGGTCTTTAACTTGGTTGTTAATATTATTGGGATTGTGGTGTTCATCGCGATCGCCTACTTATTCTCCAAGCAAAAGCACGCCATTCATTGGCGTTCGGTCGGTATCATGCTGGTATTAGAAATCTTGTTAGCATGGTTCTTGACAGGTTCACAAGTCGGTGTCGACGCAGTTAAGGCTGCTGCCGATGGGTTCACTTGGCTCGTTGATGTTTCATATGATGGGATTGCCTTTGCTTTAGCCAGCTGGGTCAATGTTAAACAAATGGACTTTGTTACAAGTTCGTTGTTACCGATTTTATTGATTGTGCCATTATTTGATATCTTGACATATATCGGCGTTTTACCATGGATTATCAAATGGGTCGGCCGCGGATTAGCTTACATTACCGGTCAACCAAAGTTCGAATCATTCTTCGTTGTTGAAATGATGTTTTTAGGTAATACTGAAGCGTTAGCCGTTTCACAATTACAATTAAAACAAATGAATGCACGACGTAACTTGACCATCGCCATGATGTCGATGAGTTGTGTCACGGCTTCCATTTTAGGGGCCTACATTCAAATGATGCCCGGTCAATTTATTTTGACTGCGGTACCAATGAATGTCTTAAATGCGGCAATTATTGCAGCAATTTTGAACCCAGTCGAAGTTTCTCCTGAAGAAGACACGATTGCCAAAGTTGGCGGTAGTGCAGCTGTTGAAGAGAACACTGAAACGACTGAAACTAGTGGCTCAGAAGATTTAGCAGACGAACAAGTTAAGGCTGTTAAGCCCGCTCGCGAACCATTCTTCTCATTCTTAGGCGATTCAATCTTGGGCGCTGGTAAGTTGATCTTAATCATCGCTGCCAACGTTATTGCTTTCGTCGCGTTAGCCAAATTGATCGATAAGCTGTTAGGCTTAATCAATTCTAACTTGTCACTCGAAAATATTTTTGGGATTATTATGTTCCCATTTGCTTGGTTACTAGGTTTCAACCCACACGATGCCTTCCAAATGGCTTCTTACATGGGAACCAAGTTAGTAACGAACGAATTTGTTGTCATGGGTGAAGTGACTAGCAAAGTCAATACCTTTGCACCCCATTTCAAAGCCGTCTTGACGGTATTCTTAACCTCCTTCGCCAACTTCTCAACGGTCGGTATGATCATTGGGGCGTTCAAAGGGATCGTTAACCGTGAAAAGAACGATGTTATTTCACGAAACGTCGGCTACATGCTGTTATCTGGGATCTTAGTTTCCCTCTTATCCGCAGGTGTCGTCGGATTATTCGTTTGGTAA
- the rsmG gene encoding 16S rRNA (guanine(527)-N(7))-methyltransferase RsmG: protein MNPTEFKQALASHDIVLDDHQMAQFATYYQLLVETNRQFNLTTITAEPEVYLKHFYDSLTPAFYVAALRDQPLTLCDVGAGAGFPSIPLKIVFPQLQVTIVDSLNKRINFLQQLIAALGLTGVQTFHDRAETFAGKKSPHRESYDLVTARAVARLSVLSEFCLPLVKIGGQMVALKASNARTETAEGDYAVKQLGGQLVTDEAFKLPETGDPRHIIVIDKKRPTPKRYPRKPGTPAKQPLTAPE, encoded by the coding sequence ATGAATCCAACTGAATTTAAACAAGCTTTGGCGAGCCATGACATCGTTCTCGATGATCATCAAATGGCTCAGTTTGCGACGTATTACCAGTTGCTAGTTGAGACTAATCGTCAATTCAATCTAACGACTATCACTGCTGAACCGGAAGTGTATTTGAAGCATTTTTATGATTCATTGACGCCGGCTTTTTATGTGGCAGCTTTGCGTGATCAACCACTAACACTCTGTGATGTTGGTGCCGGGGCTGGTTTTCCCTCGATTCCGTTGAAGATTGTTTTTCCACAATTGCAAGTCACGATTGTGGATTCATTAAACAAGCGTATCAACTTTTTACAACAATTGATTGCCGCGTTAGGCTTGACTGGGGTGCAGACCTTTCATGATCGTGCCGAAACCTTTGCAGGCAAGAAATCTCCTCATCGTGAAAGCTATGATTTGGTCACAGCGCGGGCCGTTGCACGGCTCTCTGTGCTGAGTGAATTTTGCTTGCCATTAGTTAAAATTGGTGGTCAAATGGTCGCGCTCAAAGCGTCAAATGCGCGGACTGAAACGGCTGAAGGTGACTACGCGGTTAAACAATTGGGTGGTCAACTGGTAACAGATGAAGCCTTTAAGTTGCCGGAAACCGGTGACCCACGGCATATCATCGTGATTGATAAGAAGCGGCCAACGCCGAAACGCTATCCACGGAAGCCTGGAACACCAGCAAAACAGCCGTTAACGGCACCTGAATAG
- a CDS encoding PadR family transcriptional regulator, translating into MAIQISSELLDGCVLALLSTEDYYGYALTQRLQASVTVSESTLYPVLRRLKKNSWVTTYDQAFQGRNRRYYQITATGVQQLTSIQKEWETYQGAIQSLLKGAAAS; encoded by the coding sequence ATGGCTATTCAGATTAGTTCGGAACTGCTCGATGGCTGTGTTTTAGCGCTGTTGAGCACCGAGGATTATTACGGTTATGCTTTAACCCAACGATTACAAGCTTCTGTTACCGTTTCGGAATCGACCTTATACCCAGTTTTACGCCGACTAAAGAAAAATAGTTGGGTCACCACCTACGATCAGGCCTTTCAGGGACGTAACCGCCGTTACTATCAGATTACGGCAACCGGGGTCCAACAATTAACGAGTATCCAAAAGGAATGGGAAACTTATCAAGGGGCCATTCAATCATTATTAAAGGGGGCAGCGGCATCATGA
- a CDS encoding amino acid ABC transporter permease, producing MAAIWHIIVTSTPQIVAAGLKYTIPIAIISFIIGLILAVLTALTKLSPRRGWFSIVKAIAYFYVWLFRSTPLLVQLFIVYFGLPYLKVKGIWPNGIQLDPWTAGIATFSLNTGAYCAETIRASILSIPEGQWEAAYSIGMTKPQVLRRIILPQAARVSLPPLSNSFISLVKDTSLAASITIIEMFEVSQQIAAENYQPLVMYSLVAALYAVLCSILSWLQGYLEKRTSRYISPIN from the coding sequence ATGGCAGCCATTTGGCACATTATCGTGACCTCGACCCCACAAATTGTGGCGGCCGGGCTCAAATATACAATTCCAATTGCAATTATTTCTTTTATTATCGGACTTATCTTAGCCGTCCTAACCGCCTTAACTAAGCTTTCACCTCGACGCGGTTGGTTTTCAATCGTCAAGGCGATTGCGTACTTCTACGTTTGGTTATTCCGGAGCACCCCATTGCTAGTTCAATTATTTATCGTCTATTTTGGCCTGCCCTACTTAAAGGTTAAAGGAATTTGGCCAAATGGGATTCAGTTAGACCCTTGGACTGCTGGTATTGCGACCTTTTCACTCAATACCGGTGCCTACTGTGCCGAAACCATTCGTGCCTCGATCTTATCGATTCCCGAAGGCCAGTGGGAAGCCGCTTATTCCATCGGGATGACCAAGCCACAAGTTTTACGGCGCATTATTTTGCCACAAGCGGCGCGGGTCTCACTGCCACCGTTATCGAACAGCTTTATTAGTTTGGTCAAAGATACTTCCTTGGCTGCGTCCATTACGATCATCGAAATGTTTGAAGTCAGCCAACAAATTGCCGCCGAAAATTACCAACCACTGGTCATGTATTCCTTGGTCGCCGCGCTATATGCCGTCTTATGCTCCATTTTAAGTTGGCTACAAGGCTACCTTGAAAAACGGACCTCACGTTACATCAGCCCAATTAATTAG
- a CDS encoding transporter substrate-binding domain-containing protein, whose amino-acid sequence MQKWVKQLGILALGLALAVTLTACGKSSSSSRTSAASSDLKLQQSGTLTIGLEGTFKPYSYRKNGQLTGFEVDLGKAVAKKLGLKAKFVPTKFDSLIAGLDVNKYDVVINDIAETPAREKKYLFSTPYIYSKSQLAVKKSSDIKKITEIKGTKIAQTTTSNNAADAKRLGATVTPTDGFQQSIDLVSQGRVAGTINSREAFYAYFKQNKHTAIRLIDAGSAIKTSKIGAIFTKKHSKLQKQVSKAIQELRQDGTLTKLSKQYFGGDVTQK is encoded by the coding sequence ATGCAAAAATGGGTAAAACAATTAGGAATTCTCGCTTTAGGACTCGCCTTGGCTGTCACATTGACTGCCTGTGGCAAAAGTTCCAGTAGCAGTCGTACCAGCGCCGCCAGTTCAGATTTAAAGTTACAACAATCGGGGACTTTAACGATTGGCCTAGAGGGTACCTTCAAACCATATAGTTACCGGAAGAATGGCCAATTGACTGGTTTTGAAGTCGATCTTGGTAAAGCTGTCGCCAAAAAATTAGGCTTGAAAGCAAAATTCGTTCCCACTAAGTTTGATTCTTTAATTGCCGGCTTAGACGTGAACAAATATGATGTCGTGATCAACGATATTGCCGAAACACCGGCTCGCGAAAAGAAATACTTATTCTCCACGCCTTACATTTATTCCAAATCTCAGTTAGCCGTGAAAAAGTCTTCTGACATTAAAAAGATCACTGAAATCAAAGGCACCAAAATTGCTCAGACCACGACTAGCAACAATGCCGCCGATGCCAAACGGTTAGGTGCCACGGTGACCCCGACCGATGGCTTCCAACAATCCATTGACCTCGTGTCACAAGGTCGAGTCGCAGGCACCATTAATTCCCGTGAAGCCTTTTACGCCTACTTCAAGCAAAATAAGCACACGGCGATTCGCCTGATTGACGCCGGTAGTGCCATTAAAACTTCAAAAATTGGCGCTATTTTTACTAAGAAACATTCTAAATTACAAAAACAAGTTTCTAAAGCCATCCAAGAATTACGTCAAGACGGTACTTTGACTAAGCTCTCGAAACAGTACTTTGGTGGCGATGTGACTCAAAAGTAG
- a CDS encoding amino acid ABC transporter ATP-binding protein, giving the protein MIKFEHVNKTFGDHPALIDINTEFKEHQTTVIVGPSGSGKSTLLRSLNLLERPENGQYHFNDLNIDFAKPLSNKTILTLRRKTGMVFQGYNLFPHLTVVKNVMEGPVQVLKQSSAAAQKNALELLAKVGLADKADAYPSQLSGGQQQRVAIARSLAMNPEYILLDEPTSALDPELEAGVLRVLLELAQEKDSMIIVTHNLEFARAVADKILFVENGKILFDGTPAEFFKQPTQRISEFLAAMTFTAISDKANQ; this is encoded by the coding sequence TTGATTAAATTTGAACATGTCAATAAAACGTTCGGTGACCATCCCGCTTTGATTGATATCAATACTGAATTTAAAGAACATCAAACAACCGTCATTGTTGGGCCTTCCGGTTCCGGAAAATCAACCTTATTACGGTCACTGAATTTGTTAGAACGTCCAGAAAATGGGCAATATCATTTTAATGATTTAAATATTGATTTTGCAAAGCCCCTTTCGAATAAAACCATCTTAACGTTACGCCGTAAAACCGGGATGGTCTTTCAAGGCTATAACCTCTTTCCACACCTAACTGTCGTCAAAAATGTGATGGAGGGACCCGTTCAAGTCTTGAAACAATCCAGTGCAGCGGCGCAAAAAAACGCCCTCGAATTGCTGGCTAAAGTTGGACTGGCAGATAAAGCCGATGCCTATCCCAGCCAACTCTCCGGTGGGCAACAACAACGAGTTGCGATTGCCCGTTCACTGGCGATGAATCCTGAATATATTTTACTTGATGAACCCACGAGCGCTCTGGACCCCGAACTAGAAGCTGGCGTCTTACGCGTTTTACTGGAGCTAGCTCAAGAAAAAGATTCCATGATCATCGTGACGCATAACTTGGAATTTGCACGAGCTGTCGCTGACAAAATCTTATTCGTTGAAAATGGTAAGATCCTATTCGACGGCACCCCGGCTGAATTCTTTAAGCAGCCCACCCAACGTATTTCAGAATTTCTCGCCGCGATGACCTTCACGGCAATTTCAGATAAAGCTAATCAATAA
- a CDS encoding ParA family protein — MGSVIALANQKGGVGKTTTSINLGASLVAQGQKVLLIDTDAQGNATSGLGIQKSAIENEIYDVLINDTPIKETIIPTSHKGLDIVPATIQLSGAEIELTPMMARETRLRDAIDEVREDYDFILIDCPPSLGLLTINAFTACDSILIPVQSEYYALEGLSQLLNTVKLVQKHFNKQLKIEGVLLTMYDARTNLGQQVNDEVRKYFKDAVYKTIIPRNVRLSEAPSHGLSIIDYDARSKGAQVYLALAKEVLAAHGK, encoded by the coding sequence ATGGGATCCGTAATTGCACTCGCTAACCAAAAAGGTGGCGTTGGCAAGACGACGACTAGTATTAATTTAGGTGCCAGTCTCGTCGCTCAAGGTCAAAAAGTACTATTAATTGATACGGACGCTCAAGGAAATGCCACGAGCGGGTTGGGGATTCAAAAGTCGGCGATTGAAAATGAAATTTATGATGTTTTAATCAATGATACCCCGATTAAAGAAACAATTATTCCAACAAGTCACAAAGGGTTAGATATCGTGCCAGCCACGATCCAACTTTCTGGGGCTGAAATTGAATTGACTCCGATGATGGCTCGCGAAACCCGGTTAAGAGACGCCATCGACGAAGTGCGTGAGGACTACGACTTTATTTTGATCGATTGTCCACCTTCGCTGGGGTTGTTAACCATCAACGCATTTACGGCTTGTGATTCCATTTTGATTCCAGTGCAAAGTGAATATTATGCGCTGGAAGGGTTGAGCCAATTATTAAATACGGTTAAGTTGGTTCAAAAACATTTTAATAAACAATTGAAAATCGAAGGCGTTTTATTAACGATGTACGATGCGCGGACTAATCTTGGTCAACAAGTTAACGATGAAGTGCGTAAGTACTTTAAGGACGCGGTTTACAAAACGATTATTCCACGGAATGTGCGGCTATCTGAAGCGCCCAGTCATGGACTGTCAATTATCGATTACGATGCCCGCTCAAAGGGTGCGCAAGTCTACTTAGCGTTAGCAAAGGAAGTGTTGGCTGCTCATGGCAAGTAA
- the noc gene encoding nucleoid occlusion protein, producing the protein MPFSLFGSNRDKDKNKTAPAANHNQQIVRIPVTAIIPNRFQPRQVFDEAGIAELAATIAEHGLLQPIVLREYEPKKYEIIAGERRFRAITSLHWADAPAIIQKMDDGETASMALIENLQRQDLTVIEEATAYQELMKLNSLTQAALAKELGKSQSFVANKLRLLKLAQPVQQALLKRQISERHGRALLTVPTEQQAEVLTKILAQQLTVKETERLIQQLTTPPKPKKKRARGLSGDTRIAVNTIKQSIKMVTDAGLPVKTHEEETDSGYRITIEIPKNQPRSGQ; encoded by the coding sequence ATGCCATTCTCTTTATTTGGTTCTAATCGTGATAAAGATAAAAATAAAACCGCCCCAGCGGCTAATCATAACCAGCAAATCGTGCGGATTCCGGTAACGGCAATCATTCCCAACCGTTTTCAACCACGGCAGGTGTTTGATGAAGCTGGGATTGCCGAGTTAGCGGCGACAATTGCGGAACACGGGTTGTTGCAACCTATCGTGTTACGTGAATACGAGCCTAAAAAATACGAAATTATTGCCGGAGAACGCCGATTCCGTGCCATTACGTCCTTACATTGGGCGGATGCGCCGGCAATCATTCAGAAAATGGATGATGGGGAAACGGCGTCGATGGCGTTGATTGAAAACTTACAGCGTCAAGATTTGACCGTCATTGAAGAAGCGACCGCGTATCAAGAGTTAATGAAACTAAATTCATTGACGCAGGCCGCATTGGCGAAAGAACTTGGTAAAAGTCAGTCATTTGTCGCGAATAAATTACGCTTGTTGAAACTGGCACAACCAGTCCAACAAGCGCTGTTAAAACGGCAGATCAGTGAACGACATGGGCGTGCTTTGTTGACCGTGCCTACAGAACAACAGGCTGAGGTACTGACAAAAATTTTGGCACAACAGTTGACGGTCAAAGAAACAGAACGGCTCATTCAACAATTGACCACGCCGCCGAAGCCCAAAAAGAAGCGGGCCCGCGGTTTGTCTGGTGATACTCGTATCGCGGTCAATACAATTAAACAGTCTATTAAAATGGTGACCGATGCTGGCCTGCCGGTGAAGACCCATGAAGAAGAAACCGACAGCGGGTATCGTATCACGATTGAAATTCCAAAAAATCAACCAAGGAGTGGTCAATAA
- a CDS encoding transporter substrate-binding domain-containing protein: protein MKRFMKKLGLAVFGIALAVTLTACGSNSSSKSSAAGSDLGLQQSGTLTVGLEGTFKPYSYRKDGKLTGFEVDLAKDIAKKMGVKVKFVPTKFNSLVAGLDTDKFDVVINNMAENKQRKEKYLFSTPYIYSKSKLAVKKNNQKIKTITDIKGKKVAETTTSNNATDAKRLGATITPVDGFQQSIDLVSQGRVDGTINSGESFYSYLKQKPNANIRLIDAGDSIASQKIGAIFTKKHTKLQKQVNKAIQELRKDGTLTKLSNKYFGADVTKK, encoded by the coding sequence ATGAAACGATTCATGAAGAAGCTCGGCCTAGCTGTATTCGGGATTGCCTTAGCGGTGACTTTAACCGCTTGTGGCAGCAACAGTTCGAGCAAATCTAGCGCTGCAGGATCAGATTTAGGCTTACAACAATCGGGAACTTTGACCGTTGGATTGGAAGGAACTTTCAAGCCTTACAGTTATCGTAAAGATGGTAAGTTAACTGGTTTTGAAGTTGATTTAGCCAAGGATATCGCTAAGAAAATGGGCGTCAAAGTCAAATTTGTGCCAACCAAGTTCAACTCATTAGTTGCTGGACTCGATACGGATAAATTTGACGTCGTCATTAATAATATGGCCGAAAACAAGCAACGGAAAGAAAAATACTTGTTCTCAACCCCATATATTTACTCTAAGTCAAAGTTAGCCGTTAAAAAGAACAATCAAAAGATCAAAACGATTACCGATATTAAAGGTAAGAAAGTCGCTGAAACCACGACCAGCAACAACGCTACTGATGCTAAGCGCCTTGGCGCAACGATCACACCGGTCGACGGTTTCCAACAATCGATCGATTTAGTTTCACAGGGCCGCGTTGATGGGACCATTAATTCTGGTGAATCCTTCTACTCTTATTTGAAACAAAAACCAAACGCTAATATTCGTTTGATTGATGCTGGCGATTCGATTGCGTCACAAAAGATCGGCGCTATTTTCACTAAGAAACACACTAAATTACAAAAACAAGTTAACAAGGCCATTCAAGAATTACGCAAGGATGGCACGTTGACTAAGCTTTCCAATAAATATTTTGGTGCGGACGTGACTAAAAAATAG